A DNA window from Aneurinibacillus sp. REN35 contains the following coding sequences:
- a CDS encoding anti sigma factor C-terminal domain-containing protein, whose translation MGKHGVTLYGVVVTGPTKELLKLKQDPMLTAPYIGR comes from the coding sequence ATGGGGAAGCATGGTGTTACATTATATGGAGTAGTTGTGACAGGGCCAACGAAGGAACTGCTTAAGCTAAAGCAAGATCCGATGCTAACTGCACCATATATAGGAAGGTAG
- a CDS encoding Fe(3+) ABC transporter substrate-binding protein: MKRRKIFSTMMAAVMATGLLAGCGAGTKEEAKPEGNKAAQEQVVNIYTARHYEVDDVLYKNFTDKTGVKVNVVKGKAEELIERLKREGQNTSADVFITVDGGVLNNAKEKDILQPVQSQTVDQQVPKQFRDKDNQWIGLSTRARVIVYSKDRVKPEQLSTYEDLATDKWKGKVLVRSSTSLYNQSLMASLIELNGEQKAEEWAKGIVANMSRAPEGGDRDQAKAIAAGVGDVAIMNTYYVGKMMTSKEQEEVKASEKIGVFFPNQKTTGTHLNISGIGLTKHSKNKENAVKLIEYLTGEEAQSMMSKENFEFPVNAKAEKPELLKSWGDFKAQEIDFAKLGQHNKKAIEIMNKVGWK; encoded by the coding sequence ATGAAGCGTAGAAAGATTTTCTCAACAATGATGGCGGCTGTTATGGCAACAGGTCTTCTCGCCGGATGCGGAGCCGGAACAAAGGAAGAAGCAAAGCCGGAAGGAAATAAAGCTGCACAGGAACAAGTAGTGAATATTTATACGGCTAGACATTATGAAGTAGACGATGTTCTATACAAGAACTTTACAGATAAAACAGGCGTCAAGGTCAATGTAGTAAAAGGTAAGGCGGAAGAGTTAATCGAACGCTTAAAACGAGAAGGACAGAATACATCTGCGGACGTATTTATTACTGTTGACGGTGGTGTACTGAATAACGCAAAAGAAAAAGATATTCTACAGCCGGTTCAATCACAAACAGTAGACCAGCAGGTGCCTAAGCAATTCCGGGATAAAGACAATCAATGGATTGGACTGTCTACGCGTGCTCGCGTGATCGTATATTCTAAAGACCGAGTAAAACCGGAACAGTTATCTACATATGAGGATTTAGCAACAGACAAGTGGAAAGGTAAAGTGCTTGTGCGTTCTTCTACAAGTCTGTATAACCAATCGCTGATGGCGTCCCTGATCGAGTTGAATGGCGAGCAAAAAGCTGAAGAGTGGGCGAAAGGTATTGTAGCGAATATGAGTCGAGCACCAGAGGGTGGCGACCGTGACCAAGCTAAAGCCATTGCGGCTGGCGTGGGTGATGTAGCGATTATGAATACGTACTATGTTGGAAAGATGATGACATCAAAAGAACAGGAAGAAGTAAAAGCGAGCGAGAAAATCGGCGTCTTTTTCCCTAATCAGAAGACAACCGGCACACATCTGAACATCAGCGGTATCGGTTTGACAAAGCACAGCAAGAATAAAGAGAATGCTGTTAAGCTGATTGAGTATTTAACGGGTGAGGAAGCACAAAGCATGATGTCTAAAGAAAACTTCGAATTCCCGGTAAACGCAAAAGCTGAGAAGCCGGAGTTGTTAAAATCATGGGGTGACTTCAAAGCCCAGGAGATTGATTTTGCCAAGCTTGGCCAGCATAACAAAAAAGCAATCGAAATTATGAATAAGGTAGGCTGGAAGTAA